The following are from one region of the Primulina eburnea isolate SZY01 chromosome 17, ASM2296580v1, whole genome shotgun sequence genome:
- the LOC140818518 gene encoding glutathione S-transferase T3-like — translation MASNARTASYSYQEDIHLCHVYLDISQDPIIGINQSRNQFWSRVEQSYNSSRAPDMTEVRNKRSVQSRMGLILAAISKLKACIQQVEQLHPSGASDMDIIIRAKELMKQDSNFKKGFKFDHVWSIMKDMEKFAASSNHSRSTIQRGIEFFDSQQSDTQATDSPKSASPGLSPFEINLSDENIGGTSSQRPLGVKKAKLKKKKDEYMSQTIESMRLGQEKILEIIQTGNAYREHNKELQIKRMQQTERKLEQNETKIEQNRQMLDLTRFQEENKILVIDLNSIQDPSLRENFRAEQSRILSEREERKRARDSLDYGKYFGDIGGSGSSLPPF, via the exons ATGGCTTCGAATGCACGAACTGCTTCTTATTCATATCAAGAAGACATACACCTTTGTCATGTTTATCTTGACATTTCCCAAGATCCTATCATAGGCATAAACCAATCTCGAAATCAATTTTGGAGTCGTGTCGAGCAAAGCTACAACAGTTCCAGAGCACCCGACATGACTGAAGTTCGTAACAAAAGATCTGTGCAATCTCGTATGGGCTTAATATTGGCGGCGATTAGTAAATTAAAAGCATGCATCCAACAAGTTGAACAACTCCATCCAAGCGGTGCTTCAGATATGGATATT ATAATTCGTGCGAAAGAGTTAATGAAACAGGATTCTAATTTCAAGAAAGGTTTTAAGTTTGATCATGTATGGTCTATTATGAAAGATATGGAGAAATTTGCAGCTTCGTCAAATCATTCAAGGTCAACAATTCAAAGAGGTATTGAATTTTTCGACTCTCAACAATCGGACACACAAGCAACGGATTCCCCCAAATCAGCGTCCCCTGGATTATcaccatttgagattaatttaagtgatgaaaatattggTGGTACTTCGTCACAGCGGCCACTTGGAGTGAAAAAAgcaaaattaaaaaagaaaaaagatgaaTATATGTCACAGACAATTGAATCAATGCGATTAGGACAAGAAAAAATTCTGGAAATAATCCAAACTGGAAATGCTTATCGTGAACATAACAAAGAATTACAGATAAAACGTATGCaacaaactgaacgaaaatTGGAACAAAATGAAACAAAAATAGAACAAAATCGACAAATGTTGGATTTGACTAGGTttcaagaagaaaacaaaattttggtAATCGATCTCAACTCAATTCAAGATCCATCTTTGCGTGAAAATTTTAGGGCCGAACAGTCAAGAATTTTGAGTGAGAGGGAAGAAAGGAAACGTGCACGTGATAGTCTCGACTATGGAAAATATTTTGGAGACATTGGAGGATCTGGATCCAGCTTACCTCCGTTTTAA
- the LOC140818153 gene encoding LOW QUALITY PROTEIN: myosin-17-like (The sequence of the model RefSeq protein was modified relative to this genomic sequence to represent the inferred CDS: deleted 1 base in 1 codon): protein MASPVNIIVGSHVWVEDPVLAWIDGEVHKIDGRDVHVQTTNGKKIVTNISKVFPKDTEASPGGVDDMTKLSYLHEPGVLQNLAARYELNEIYTYTGNILIAINPFQRLPHLYDTHMMEQYKGAALGELSPHVFAIADVSYRAMINDGKSNSILVSGESGAGKTETTKMLMRYLAHLGGRSGVEGRTVEQQVLESNPVLEAFGNAKTVRNNNSSRFGKFVEIQFDKSGRISGAAIRTYLLERSRVCQISDPERNYHCFYLLCAAPPEERQKYKLGNPESFHFLNQSKCIKLDGVDDAEEYLATRRAMDIVGISEEEQEAIFRVVAAVLHLGNIEFAKGKEIDSSVIKDEKSRFHLNTTAELLKCDPKSLEDAMIKRVMVTPEEVITRTLDPEAALGSRDALAKTIYSRLFDWIVEKINVSIGQDPNSKAIIGVLDIYGFESFKHNSFEQFCINFTNEKLQQHFNQHVFKMEQEDYEKEEINWSYIEFVDNQDVLDLIEKKPGGIIALLDEACMFPKSTHETFAQKLYQTFTKNKRFIKPKLSRTNFTISHYAGEVTYMADLFLDKNKDYVVAEHQDLLTASKCSFVAGLFPPLPEDSSKSSKFSSIGSRFKLQLQSLMETLSSTEPHYIRCVKPNSVLKPAIFENLNIIQQLRCGGVLEAIRISCAGYPTRRTFDEFLLRFGVLAPEALEGNSDDKTACKMVLDKMGLKGYQLGKTKVFLRAGQMAELDARRAEVLGNAARTIQRQIRTYIARKEFVSLRQAAIQLQSCWRAISACKLYEQLRREDAAVKIQKNFRCYIAWKAYSSLQDSTIILQTGMRAMTARTEFRFRKQTKAAVKVQAHFRCHREYAYYRRLQKAAIVTQCGWRQRVARKELRSLRMAARETGALKEAKDKLEKKVEELTWRLQFEKRLRTELEETKAQELSKLQEALHSMQTQVEEANDKVIKEREAARKAIEEAPPVIKETPVMVQDTAKIDALAAEVESLKALLLSEKHVAEEAKKSCADAASNNMDLAKKLGEAEGKVEQLQDSVQRLEEKLSNLESENQVLRQQALTMSPTGKSISARPRMSVIQRTPENGNVLNGETKAVHDMAIVAANSKEPESEEKPQKSLNDKQQENQDLLIKCISQDLGFSGGKPVAACVIYKCLLHWRSFEVERTTVFDRIIQTVASAIEGTDNNDALAYWLCNTSTLLMLLQHTLKASGAASLTPQRRRSSSASLFGRMSQGLRGSPQSAGLSFLNGRMLGRLDDLRQVEAKYPALLFKQQLTAFLEKIYGMIRDNLKKEISPLLGLCIQAPRTSRASLVKGRSQANAVAQQALIAHWQKIVTSLDSYLKMMKANYVPPFLVRKVFTQIFSFINVQLFNSLLLRRECCSFSNGEYVKAGLAELEQWCCNATEEYVGLAWDELKHIRQAVGFLVIHQKPKKTLNEITTELCPVLSIQQLYRISTMYWDDKYGTHSVSSEVISSMRVMMTEDSNNAVSSSFLLDDDSSIPFSVDDISKTMQKVDVADVEPPPLIRENSGFVFLHQRSD, encoded by the exons ATG GCATCACCTGTAAACATAATCGTTGGTTCGCATGTATGGGTTGAAGATCCTGTCTTGGCATGGATTGACGGAGAAGTACATAAAATAGATGGTCGAGATGTCCATGTTCAAACTACAAATGGCAAAAAG ATTGTCACAAATATCTCGAAAGTATTTCCAAAGGATACTGAAGCTTCTCCTGGAGGTGTAGATGACATGACTAAGCTTTCATATTTGCACGAGCCTGGAGTTCTGCAAAACCTTGCAGCAAGATACGAACTTAATGAAATCTAT ACATATACTGGAAATATTTTGATTGCAATAAATCCTTTTCAAAGACTGCCTCATCTATATGATACTCACATGATGGAACAATACAAAGGGGCAGCACTTGGAGAGCTTAGTCCTCACGTTTTTGCAATTGCAGATGTTTCTTACCG GGCAATGATTAATGATGGTAAAAGCAACTCCATTTTAGTTAGTGGAGAAAGTGGTGCTGGTAAAACAGAGACAACAAAAATGCTCATGCGATATTTGGCACACTTGGGTGGTCGGTCTGGAGTTGAAGGGCGAACTGTTGAACAACAAGTTTTAGAA TCAAACCCCGTTCTTGAAGCATTTGGAAACGCCAAAACCGTCAGGAACAACAACTCTAG TCGCTTTGGTAAATTTGTTGAGATCCAGTTTGACAAGAGTGGAAGGATATCTGGAGCAGCTATAAGAACTTATCTGCTGGAGCGATCTCGTGTTTGCCAAATTTCAGATCCTGAAAGAAACTACCACTGCTTCTATCTTCTCTGTGCAGCACCACCTGAG GAAAGACAGAAGTATAAGCTGGGAAACCCGGAATCATTCCATTTTCTTAACCAGTCTAAGTGTATTAAACTCGATGGAGTAGATGATGCTGAGGAATACCTTGCAACTAGAAGGGCTATGGATATAGTTGGAATCAGCGAGGAAGAGCAG GAGGCGATATTTAGGGTTGTTGCCGCTGTTCTTCACCTTGGTAATATTGAATTTGCGAAGGGGAAGGAAATTGATTCTTCTGTTATCAAGGATGAGAAGTCTAGGTTTCATCTTAATACAACTGCAGAATTGCTCAA GTGTGATCCCAAGAGTTTGGAAGATGCAATGATTAAGCGTGTAATGGTGACACCTGAGGAAGTTATTACAAGGACGCTTGATCCTGAAGCTGCACTGGGTAGCAGGGATGCTTTGGCGAAGACTATATATTCTCGCTTGTTTGACTG GATTGTGGAAAAAATAAATGTCTCCATTGGTCAGGATCCCAACTCAAAGGCAATAATAGGGGTTCTTGACATATATGGGTTTGAAAGTTTCAAGCATAACAG TTTTGAGCAGTTCTGTATAAATTTCACCAATGAAAAACTTCAGCAACATTTTAACCAG CATGTATTTAAAATGGAGCAAGAAGACTATGAAAAAGAAGAGATAAATTGGAGCTACATAGAGTTTGTTGATAACCAAGATGTTCTTGATTTAATTGAGAAG AAACCAGGAGGAATTATTGCACTACTGGATGAAGCTTG TATGTTTCCTAAATCCACTCATGAGACATTTGCTCAGAAGTTGTATCAGACCTTCACAAAAAATAAACGCTTCATCAAACCAAAGCTTTCACGAACCAATTTTACAATATCTCACTACGCAGGGGAG GTAACTTACATGGCTGATTTATTTCTTGATAAGAACAAAGATTATGTGGTGGCAGAACATCAAGATTTATTAACTGCATCAAAATGCTCCTTCGTAGCTGGTTTGTTTCCTCCTCTTCCTGAAGATTCATCGAAGTCCTCCAAATTTTCTTCGATTGGCTCACGCTTTAAG TTACAACTACAATCTTTAATGGAAACCTTAAGTTCAACAGAACCTCACTACATCAGATGTGTGAAGCCAAACAGTGTTCTCAAGCCTGCGATTTTTGAGAATCTTAACATCATTCAGCAATTAAGATGTGGT GGTGTTCTTGAGGCTATCAGAATCAGCTGCGCCGGTTACCCAACCAGACGTACATTTGACGAGTTCCTTCTCCGGTTTGGTGTTCTCGCTCCTGAAGCTTTGGAGGGAAA TTCTGATGACAAGACTGCTTGTAAGATGGTTTTGGACAAAATGGGATTAAAAGGCTATCAG TTAGGCAAGACAAAGGTCTTCCTACGAGCTGGTCAAATGGCTGAGTTAGACGCAAGGAGAGCTGAGGTTCTCGGAAATGCAGCCCGAACTATTCAAAGGCAAATTCGTACTTATATAGCTCGGAAAGAGTTCGTTTCGTTGCGTCAAGCAGCCATCCAATTGCAATCGTGTTGGCGAG CTATATCGGCATGCAAACTCTATGAGCAATTGAGACGTGAAGATGCTGCTGTGAAGATTCAGAAGAATTTCCGGTGTTACATTGCCTGGAAAGCCTACTCAAGCTTGCAGGATTCCACTATAATTTTGCAGACAGGCATGAGAGCGATGACTGCCCGCACTGAATTCAGATTTAGGAAGCAGACTAAGGCTGCGGTCAAAGTTCAG GCTCACTTTCGCTGTCACAGAGAATACGCTTATTACAGAAGGCTGCAGAAGGCTGCTATTGTTACTCAATGCGGTTGGAGGCAACGAGTAGCTAGGAAAGAGCTTCGAAGCCTTCGAATG GCTGCAAGGGAAACAGGAGCCCTGAAAGAAGCCAAAGACAAGCTAGAAAAGAAGGTGGAGGAGCTCACATGGCGCTTGCAGTTTGAGAAACGATTGAGA ACTGAATTGGAGGAAACAAAAGCACAAGAACTTTCGAAGTTACAGGAGGCATTGCACTCAATGCAAACACAAGTAGAAGAAGCAAATGACAAAGTGATAAAAGAACGAGAAGCTGCACGCAAAGCAATTGAAGAAGCTCCTCCAGTCATTAAAGAAACCCCTGTTATGGTTCAAGACACGGCAAAGATTGATGCATTAGCTGCCGAGGTAGAGAGTCTGAAG GCTTTGCTACTGTCTGAAAAACATGTTGCAGAAGAGGCTAAAAAGTCTTGTGCAGATGCTGCGAGTAATAATATGGATTTGGCTAAAAAACTTGGAGAAGCGGAGGGAAAAGTGGAACAGCTCCAAGATTCAGTTCAGAG GCTTGAAGAGAAGTTATCGAATCTTGAATCAGAAAATCAGGTACTTAGGCAACAAGCTTTGACTATGTCACCTACAGGGAAATCTATATCTGCTCGACCTAGGATGTCTGTCATCCAG AGAACTCCAGAGAATGGAAATGTTCTTAATGGAGAAACAAAGGCTGTACAC GACATGGCCATTGTTGCAGCAAACTCGAAGGAGCCTGAATCTGAGGAAAAACCCCAGAAGTCACTAAATGACAAGCAGCAA GAAAACCAAGACCTCCTGATAAAATGTATCTCACAAGATTTA GGATTTTCTGGTGGCAAACCTGTCGCAGCTTGTGTTATTTACAAATGCCTTCTTCACTGGAGGTCATTTGAAGTTGAGAGGACTACTGTGTTTGACCGCATAATTCAAACTGTAGCTTCAGCAATAGAG GGAACTGACAACAATGATGCGTTAGCCTATTGGCTATGTAACACATCCACATTGTTGATGCTGCTTCAACACACTCTCAAAGCAAGTGGGGCAGCTAGCTTGACCCCCCAGCGGCGTAGGTCATCATCAGCTTCCCTTTTTGGGAGGATGTCACAA GGATTGAGGGGATCTCCACAGAGCGCTGGACTTTCATTTCTGAATGGTCGGATGCTTGGTAGACTTGATGATTTGCGGCAAGTTGAGGCCAAGTATCCTGCTTTGTTGTTCAAGCAGCAGCTTACAGCTTTCCTGGAGAAGATTTATGGGATGATCAGGGACAATCTGAAGAAAGAGATTTCCCCGTTGCTTGGTTTGTGTATCCAG GCACCCAGAACATCTCGTGCAAGTTTAGTTAAAGGGCGTTCCCAGGCTAATGCTGTTGCGCAACAAGCACTAATTGCCCACTGGCAGAAAATAGTGACAAGTCTAGATAGTTACTTGAAGATGATGAAAGCAAACTAT GTTCCCCCTTTCCTGGTCCGAAAGGTTTTCACTCAAATTTTCTCATTTATCAATGTTCAACTATTCAACAG TCTTCTTTTGCGACGAGAGTGTTGCTCATTCAGTAATGGGGAGTATGTGAAAGCCGGGTTGGCTGAATTGGAGCAATGGTGTTGTAATGCGACAGAGGAA TACGTGGGCTTGGCTTGGGATGAACTGAAGCATATCAGACAGGCAGTTGGATTTTTG GTTATACACCAAAAGCCGAAGAAAACATTGAATGAAATTACTACTGAACTTTGCCCT GTGCTAAGCATACAGCAGTTATACAGGATTAGCACAATGTACTGGGATGA
- the LOC140818743 gene encoding uncharacterized protein codes for MNYQNFHFFNSASSSSSDEFDSHVQDQFESINETENLLGSLATNNTILAASYAEQHEVEVKHGGSIPGHIVIPRDRELADRNLFNDYFADNPRYNEAMFRRRFRMSRGLFFRIVEAVKNHDRYFIQRVDGLGRLGLSTNQKITAAMRMLAYGTPADAADEYIKIGESTTIQCLQRFCRDIVEVFAERYLRSPTSIDIDRLLHIGEKRGFPGMLGSLDCMHWRWKNCPTAWAGQYAGRSGSPTIILEAVADYDLWIWHAFFGMPGSNNDINVLEASNLFSNLAQGIAPPANYFIGGKEYHQGYYLADGIYPKWSTLVQTIHDPRGPKKKYFAMKQESCRKDVERAFGVLQSRFAIVASPARAWQKKHLQDIMTACIIMHNMIIEDERDLDTPIEDALEAPTPNVEMITDQNIRFQEFLARYKNIRDREAHFALRDALIDHLWDLYSNSVN; via the coding sequence ATGaattatcaaaattttcattttttcaatTCAGCATCATCTAGCTCATCTGATGAATTTGATTCACATGTTCAAGATCAATTTGAGTCCATCAACGAAACAGAAAATTTATTGGGGAGTCTAGCAACCAATAACACAATTTTAGCGGCTTCATATGCTGAGCAACATGAAGTTGAAGTCAAACATGGAGGGTCGATTCCCGGTCATATCGTAATTCCGCGTGATCGAGAATTGGCGGATCGTAATCTTTTCAACGATTATTTTGCTGATAATCCAAGATACAATGAAGCAATGTTTCGAAGACGTTTTCGAATGTCACGAGGCCTTTTTTTTCGTATTGTTGAGGCTGTAAAGAATCATGATCGTTATTTCATACAACGAGTAGATGGTCTTGGTCGGCTGGGACTCTCTACTAATCAAAAAATTACTGCTGCAATGCGGATGTTGGCATACGGTACACCAGCGGATGCTGCTGATGAATATATTAAGATAGGAGAATCAACTACAATTCAATGCCTTCAACGTTTTTGTCGGGATATTGTAGAGGTGTTTGCAGAGCGATACCTAAGGTCACCTACCTCCATTGATATTGATAGACTACTGCATATTGGTGAAAAACGTGGATTTCCTGGAATGTTGGGAAGCTTGGACTGTATGCATTGGAGATGGAAAAATTGCCCAACAGCATGGGCAGGACAATACGCGGGTCGTAGTGGTTCTCCGACCATTATTTTGGAAGCGGTTGCTGATTATGATCTTTGGATATGGCATGCATTTTTTGGTATGCCAGGATCTAACAATGACATCAACGTTCTTGAGGCATCAAATCTTTTTTCAAATCTTGCGCAAGGTATCGCTCCTCCAGCAAATTACTTTATTGGTGGAAAAGAGTATCATCAAGGATATTACTTAGCCGATGGTATATATCCTAAATGGTCAACTCTTGTGCAAACAATTCATGATCCACGCGgtcccaaaaaaaaatattttgcaatGAAACAAGAGTCATGTAGGAAAGATGTCGAACGCGCATTTGGAGTACTTCAATCACGATTTGCAATTGTAGCATCTCCAGCACGTGCTTGGCAGAAAAAACACTTGCAAGATATAATGACTGCATGCATTATAATGCACAATATGATTATCGAAGATGAGCGTGACTTGGATACACCAATCGAAGATGCGTTGGAAGCACCAACTCCAAATGTGGAAATGATTACGGATCAAAATATAAGATTTCAAGAATTTCTTGCTCGGTATAAAAACATAAGGGACAGAGAGGCTCACTTCGCACTACGAGATGCACTAATCGACCATTTATGGGATTTATATAGTAATTCCGTTAATTAA